The proteins below come from a single Bacillota bacterium genomic window:
- a CDS encoding LytTR family DNA-binding domain-containing protein, which yields MLLRALIVDDEYPARDELRHLLGRCGSVQVVGEAADAQEALKLIKAVAYDVVFLDICMPGISGIELARELCAQKNGPVIVFVTAHEEYALDAFGVGAVDYLVKPMTEKRLLEVITRLKERLAPEKEKPLATVAIIRRGNIIPVPTQEITHIYAESDRVIVCTYGERASAPQIYTLEQLAGRLPQDMFFRSHRSYVVNLKFVKEIKPDLNGTYVLYINDRQNSAVPVSRSRVAALKERLGLPKRLRYESRST from the coding sequence ATGCTCCTTCGAGCCTTGATTGTGGACGATGAATATCCCGCTAGAGATGAGTTGCGTCATCTTCTTGGCCGCTGCGGCTCAGTGCAGGTGGTCGGCGAGGCGGCCGACGCGCAGGAAGCACTGAAACTCATTAAGGCGGTCGCCTATGACGTCGTTTTCCTGGACATCTGCATGCCTGGCATCAGCGGCATTGAGCTGGCCCGCGAGCTGTGCGCCCAGAAAAACGGGCCGGTCATCGTGTTCGTCACCGCCCACGAGGAATACGCCCTGGATGCATTCGGTGTCGGCGCCGTCGATTACCTGGTCAAACCGATGACCGAAAAAAGGCTTTTAGAAGTCATCACCCGGTTGAAAGAACGCCTTGCCCCGGAAAAGGAGAAACCCCTTGCCACCGTGGCCATAATCAGACGCGGGAACATCATCCCGGTGCCGACGCAGGAGATCACCCACATCTACGCGGAGAGCGACCGCGTGATCGTCTGCACGTACGGTGAGCGGGCGAGCGCTCCCCAAATCTATACCCTGGAACAGCTGGCCGGCCGGTTGCCCCAAGACATGTTTTTCCGTTCGCACCGGAGCTATGTCGTCAATTTGAAGTTCGTCAAGGAGATCAAGCCGGATCTGAACGGTACTTATGTCCTGTATATTAACGACCGGCAAAACAGCGCGGTGCCGGTAAGCCGGAGCCGCGTTGCCGCCCTGAAGGAAAGGCTCGGCCTCCCCAAGCGCTTGCGTTATGAGAGCCGAAGCACATGA